CAGAAATAACTGAGATGTGAGGTTTCTGAGATGTCAAGTTTGCAAGGCTGGCAAAGGATACAAATGTTTCCAATTAAAAGGCCACATAAATTCCCCAGGAGCGAAGCACTTGGAATAAGCCATGCCGCACCAAGCAAGAGCCACGGCACGAGTGTCACACGGAGGTTGATCCCAAAGAACAGTGTCCTCTTCATCTGAGAGCGGACAATAGATGCACTCAACATGGCAAAAGCCACAGGGGTGAACCCTTCGGCATCTGCCACCTTGAACCACTCAGATACAGCAGCTCGGAGCACAAGGTAGACCACGGCTGAGAGAACGGCAAAGGCTATGGTGAGGAAACAGTGTTTCACACTGCCCACATTCTTTTCAAAGCTGCCGGCGAAGTACCAAATGATGACAGCACCACACACCAAGGAAATCAAGTCCTCGTACACAAAGATGTAGGTCACCAGCCTATAAACTGAATGTTAAAGAGCCATTTTAGAGAAGGAGCTGCTGAGAGGCAAGGCCCAGGGATGGAGCCAACTGAAGATGCTGTAAAATActaggggtggggggtggtctttgaaaagatgtaaaaaaaactACAACTCTTTCAAAATGGAAGAGGCatcagggcatgaaggcaacagtcaTTCAGTCATAGAGGTTCGCAGCCCTGTCTGATCTCCTCTGAAGCTTCTTTATCCCCAATCTAAAGCCCTACTGAAAGTAGCTTTAGataggagataagggctttgtaaacaagctatGGAAGAGATCACAGGGGGcggtgagcctccaggaccctgcaagaggccagtgctgccccccatggtaaataaaaaagccccttggcagcagtagcactgcaatctctgcagcactgtcactgccatcagagcagggccactctccttaagggggaatgtccTGCTTCcagtcgtgacccaccaatttgggaatcactgctctaaggcagcaaaatttgtcctccaccataccacttcacatggtccacctatttgaagtacctggtgatgtcatcattgccagttacttctggattgggaggccagatgcaacacaacaaatagcagtaagaggctcagggtggacagaatggcttttctgagcatcgaaaagcatgctctggagctctgcccaccaagccgagcctcctactgttgttgtgttgcgttcctgtTCTTGCTATCAGGTGGCAGGTATCTAGGGGTCCTGagagtaccaccaaacaccacctcaagtaccactggatgtacccatagcactggttgagaaacactgctctaagttaTATTGCCTTTGGACACAGAAGTTCCATCAGTATCACAGCTAAGAACACCAAGATCCTTGTTGGACTGAATCaaaaggcccatctcatccaacatcctccttcccacagtggccagccacaagcagggcatgaagacagCAGGCCTCTCCCCTGAGGTTCATCCCCAGTACCTGCATTCAGGAAGATGGAATAGGAGAGGCACTATTCCATCCTGACCCATAAAAGTTGCTGCTTGGACCCCACAGGGGGACAAGTGAAGGCAGCAGGCCTCTCCCCTGAGGTTCATCCCCAGTACCTGCATTCAGGAAGATGGAATAGGAGAGGCACTATTCCATCCTGACCCATAAAAGTTGCTGCTTGGAACCCACAGGGGGACAAGTGGCCCCGCACATGGAAGCTTAAGTACTCACTACTATAGATAAGGGGTGggtccagtgtttgtgttggaggGGGCATGAGCACTCCCTTAACTccaaagcccaggtcaaccaggtgggtagacctgcgCTCCAGCATGGACCTGCAGGGGAAACCTGGGTGCCAGGTTGAGCTTATGGTCTCTGcagctgaggtttgctgggtgggcagACCTGTGCCCCTGCCTGGACATGAGCCCAGATCTGCCTGCTGGGCACCTGCTctctggagccatctcttccaggtaggtagacctgggctcctggttgaacttgtgCCTATGTGGCTGCGGTTTGCTGGGTGAGGAGACCTGGGCTACTTGGACatggagctcagatctacctgctgggtagacctgggctcccagctgagcttgtggctgaggtttgctgggcgggtagacctgaaCCCAGATCCGCCTGCTGGCTCCCactctgactgccctctggagccgccTCTTCCAGgcgggcagacctgggctcccagctgaaCCTCGGCCTCTGTGGCCACTTGCTGGGTAGGCAGACTGGGCCCTGCCTGGTCTTGGAGACCAGATCTTCCTCCTGTTGGGCTCCTGTTCCCACTCAGCTCCGCCAGCCACCAACGCCACGCCCAGTGACTGgctccggtggcgtagctggaggaggagtggagcactcagggaggtgggtgagcggcccctcccttcggagtcattcctggcgggggggcaaaacggagcacTACGGCTTGGgctgctcgcccacctccctgcctggctgagtgctccgcccccctccagccagCCACCGACTGGCTCCTGACTCTGCCCCCCACTGGTGTGGAGGCTGGGGAAGGCCACGCACTCATGACCCCCCTTGGCACCCTAACAGGGAAGCAGGGCCACCCCCACTACTctgactggggggaggaagaTAGACTGCTCCTGCACAGGGAGGCTCCATCTCCCCCCACGACCCCCCCCCGCGTGCCGCGCCTGCGCGGCTGAAGGCCCTTcctgcccgccccctgcccgccccCTGCTCACCCTGCCATTCCCGCACCGCCTCCGGCCGCAGCGAGAGGGCCGAGAACGGGCGGGCGCCCCCCGCCGGCAGCGCCTCGCCCCACCGCAGCAAGCGCGGCCCCGAGGCCAGCACGGAGAGCAGCGCAGTGAGAAAGGCGGCCACCGGGAACGCCGCCATCTTCCTCTTCAGGTACCACTTCCGGCCTGCCATGGTTCTCATTCCGGGTCAAGCTAAGGGGTTGCCACGGCAGCGAGGGGCACGGTGTGGCCACGCCCCTTCTCCCATTGGACAGGGCAGCCCACGTGGGCACGGCGGAGCACGCTCTTTATCAGCCCCCCCCACTCAGCGTGGCCCCGCCCATCCGTTTCTCCCCGCGTAAGAAAACATGCCGACTAGTGACTCTGCGCATGCGCACTTTTCCTAGGCGGCGAGAGGAGGAAGATCCAACGCTCCGATTGGCTGGTCGTGGCCCCGCCTATTGCTGTTGTCAGACGTCAGAGGAGACCAAGGTGCTGTGTTGGTCCTCAAGGGGGCGTGGCCTGAGCAGGGGCGTGGCGGGAGGGGATGTCCAGCCCACTTGAGAgtctctgtatgtctactcagaagccagttccgttatagtcaatggggcttactcccaggaaagtgtggataaggtgGCAGCCTGAAGGTCCTTgggggctgagagcccaatcctatgcattgatgcacggtgacctttgaccctagagccactggatagcccagtaatactattcttgttggcatccttcagtctcgaaggactatggtatcccgctctgaatagtgttctggaacagagtgtcctctccagtgcgcaaagcctgggtaaagtagatatggaggatagactgttacctatgcagcaaatcccccctctccacgtcgctgaaatggtccaacggaaaggcagaagccaatacggttggttccagcggcgtcgcaggagttgccagaacgggactgtgttcagccatgaactgcctcagggactccggctccggattttgcctcgaggttgactcctgaagccttttccataactggatgtagccacaaggcagtggaggtttgggatcagagttttccttctctcagatgagctgccttcccaggctgacgagtcccatctacccggtggctgtttagtcgcctcttatgacaagtacagccaaactgagggcctattcttatccccagccctcaggggaagtaatactatagcatacacacaatggtaaagagctgcttgatattaaaagcaataaggtcagtctgcctgactttggggcctcaaaggctgtgttgtATGACAGAAGGTGACAAAATAACCAGGGTGACAGCGACCTGGGTAACAGACCATTTGTGCaagaagcttaaaagccacattgctaaagcatgaGAACAGTGAAAAGCTGTTTGAAGCAAAATTGTTAGTTTCACATAATTTTTGCAGAAGCAGTTAGGCCTCAAAGTTGGGAATGTCAGTTAGATAAGCAAGTACCAGCAGGAGAGATGGCCCTCACATCACGGCAGAAAATACACTTAATGCCAGAATGCACTAGAGAGACTCTGTGACTTTTAGATTTCATACTTTCACGCtgtaagagcaaaagcatacatatggaaaccaagtgatcccttaataccaatgtactcaaggtaatTGGTCGCCTGTGCAGGTTCCACCAAGTTTCCACCCCCAAGGTTCCACTCCTGCGGGCTGAGGGATAagagtaggccctcagtttggctgtatttgtcataagaggcgactaaacagccaccgggtagatgggactcgtcagcctgggaaggcagctcatctgagagaaggaaaactctgatcccaaacctccactgccttgtggctacatccagttatggaaaaggcttcaggagtcaacctcgaggcaaaatccggagccggagtccccgaggcagttcatggctgaacacagtcacattctggcaactcctgtgacgcagctggaaccaaccgtattggcctctgcctttccattggaccatttcagtgacatggagaggagggatttgctgcatgggaaacagtctatcctccatatctactttacccaggctttgcgcactggagaggacactgttccagaaccaccattcagagcgcgataccatagtcttccgagactgaaggatgccaatgagtcAAGGTAACTGGTCCCAACAGTTATATAGAATTACAGAAgttttagtaaagcttttgaaaaccccttttaataaaaggaaccaaaagctaCTTTGCTGTGTTATGTTAAGCAACAGGTGTAAAGATAAGAGGGCTGTACGAAGGCACACTAACGAGATGGGCATGCCAAGAAACGGGCCTGAAGTTCTGCCacagatgaggtcttcacacctgtgttgaAGTATTTTTGTACCCTCTTTTAATGAGGTTGGTAAAAGGACATGTGAATAAGGTTCAAACCTGAGTAAATGGTAATATAGtgtaccctgctggtttttgaaaacttttggaaattgtgtaattttggctaagttttaagatgaaaccccacctgtatgtatatCAGAGCCAATCAgtggttttgcccacttattgcccacctatctTCTATCTTTCATGTAATCTATATCttattaggaattagccccatctctgatgtcacatttcagccaatgggaaatctaGATTTCCAAACAAAGAGGTGAGAAATTtataaaaactttggacatcatTGGCTTgaggtccatgctttggacatgaatcccgtggaccaattgtatacagtTCAAATAAAAGCTTGTGAAACTTCACCCTTGAgtaccgagtcattctgagttgctttcttcaaccttgcaacaggcatgtctactcagaagtaaattccattatagtcaatggggcttactcccaggaaagtgtggatgacTGTGGCCTGAGACTGCAACCCTAGGCACacttttcctgagagcaagccccattgaacataatgggacttacttttgagtagacctgcttaggcctGGGCTGTGAGTGGCCCCTCACTCTGCAGAGACACCCAGGGAAAAAAGCATGAACAGAGAGTCGGAAggggcaggatgtgcagcatTGGTTTTATTTAGttgaaacatttatatcctgccttgccCAGGCCGAAGCACctgcttacaaagctccatagtaatATGTGCAATGaatcaccagtggcgtagctggaggggggcgtaGCGCTTGGttcggtggggaggctcagcggggcgggcaagcgacccctcccatacggctccgttttgctccccctgccaggaatggctccaaagggaggggccgcttgcctgccccgcTGAGGGTCCCTGCCGGACTGGgcgctccgccccccctccagctacaccactgtcctgATGGCCTCACTCACCAGTT
The DNA window shown above is from Tiliqua scincoides isolate rTilSci1 chromosome 8, rTilSci1.hap2, whole genome shotgun sequence and carries:
- the RHBDD2 gene encoding rhomboid domain-containing protein 2, whose translation is MAGRKWYLKRKMAAFPVAAFLTALLSVLASGPRLLRWGEALPAGGARPFSALSLRPEAVREWQVYRLVTYIFVYEDLISLVCGAVIIWYFAGSFEKNVGSVKHCFLTIAFAVLSAVVYLVLRAAVSEWFKVADAEGFTPVAFAMLSASIVRSQMKRTLFFGINLRVTLVPWLLLGAAWLIPSASLLGNLCGLLIGNIYGYGYCFGLDLPESTASRLDQKFPFQLLRRIPGLKYIPGSLAERRACLSRKLNPAPGSYPTQSYPSSPPLAFPVLQMQHTNPQAPGLWPQHPPGDPHVTAPSQTFADRGEPCLLNHFHTPLGRSSSQHLNGPHLWVPSRTDHSEASVPSVPGFPASEAALVPAELCQVHEN